In Erigeron canadensis isolate Cc75 chromosome 1, C_canadensis_v1, whole genome shotgun sequence, a single window of DNA contains:
- the LOC122578750 gene encoding regulator of MON1-CCZ1 complex codes for MFGNTSRSLSASGFGGSSGLSHAYIQYPPLKCRNDESRGLFYDDGNKLLISPTSNQVVSWKTSPFTSDVSSTTDTISEGPILSVRYSLDAKLIAIQRSNHEVQFWIRETGDTFSQKSKSGSDTILGFFWTDCAVCDIVFVKTSGLDLYTYSPELKSLELVETKKMNVSWYIYTHESRLVLLASGMQCKSFTGYQLSSAGVIRLPRFEMSMAKADVNSKPVLAAKDVHIVTVYGRIYCLQVDRVAMLLHSYRFYRDAVIQQGSLPIYSTQIAVSVVDNVLLIHQVDAKVIILYDIFADSRAPVSAPLPLLIRGLPRATVASSQMSKDAESLDATLLNGTSNLYGDDWNFLVPDLVCDVATGYLWKIHLDLEAISASSSEVPFVLEFLQRRKLEAKKAKQLCLELVRSVIIERRPLPMVFRAIDVLVTSFAYSLKTGSYLKGGISEKTTVSGVPENSVGTGTSESGKTVRGVDSRTGHDSGFSTSDSEDNANFRKEKSKFVDGNYSSGNIDGESSVGDETSKFGDSSMNQPLNANVPEQKESQVTSAAIPPDEVYSFVFAPAEEEMIADSSYLFAIIVEFIRSANLEKIKLHPDIYVLAVRLLARNERYAELGLFIMNKIIEPSKEVALQLLEVGCQNIQIKKLGLDMMRQLMLHHDYVTLLVQDGCYLEALRYARKNKVSTVQPSLFLEAAYASKDPQHLAAVLRFFRDFIPGFGTTSEHSTYISALSDMPPSVAV; via the exons ATGTTTGGGAATACATCCAGATCTCTTTCCGCGAGTGGATTTGGTGGATCTAGTGGATTATCACATGCGTACATTCAGTATCCACCCTTAAAATGCAGAAATGATGAATCAAGAGGTTTATTTTATGATGATGGAAATAAGCTATTAATCTCACCAACCTCTAACCAG GTTGTTTCTTGGAAAACTTCTCCCTTTACCTCTGATGTTTCTTCAACAACTGATACTATAAGCGAGGGTCCAATATTATCTGTCCGATATTCTTTAGATGCAAAGCTCATTGCTATTCAACGATCAAATCATGAGGTTCAGTTTTGGATCAGAGAAACTGGAGACACTTTTAGTCAGAAGTCTAAGTCTGGGTCTGATACAATATTGGGGTTCTTTTGGACAGATTGTGCAGTTTGTGATATCGTATTTGTCAAGACCAG TGGACTGGACCTCTACACTTACTCACCAGAGCTTAAATCACTTGAGTtggttgaaacaaaaaaaatgaatgtaAGTTGGTACATCTACACACATGAAAGCCGCTTGGTGCTTCTTGCTTCAGGAATGCAATGCAAAAGCTTTACAGGATACCAG CTTTCCTCGGCAGGTGTAATTCGACTACCAAGGTTTGAGATGTCAATGGCAAAGGCAGATGTTAATAGCAAGCCTGTTCTTGCTGCTAAAGATGTTCATATCGTCACCGT TTATGGAAGGATATACTGCTTACAAGTTGATAGAGTTGCAATGCTACTGCATTCATATAGGTTTTATCGTGATGCTGTTATCCAGCAG GGGTCTCTGCCTATTTATTCCACCCAGATAGCTGTGAGTGTAGTTGACAATGTTTTGCTCATTCATCAAGTAGATGCAAAGGTTATTATATTATACGATATATTTGCTGATTCACGGGCTCCTGTGTCTGCTCCACTTCCTCTTTTAATAAGAGGCTTACCACGCGCCACTGTTGCATCTTCTCAAATGAGTAAAGACGCAGAAAGTTTAGATGCAACACTGCTAAATGGTACTTCTAATTTGTATGGTGATGACTGGAATTTTCTTGTTCCTGATCTTGTATGTGATGTTGCCACTGGGTATTTGTGGAAGATACATTTGGATTTGGAG GCAATTTCTGCAAGTAGCTCAGAAGTGCCGTTTGTTCTAGAGTTCTTGCAGCGGAGGAAGTTGGAAGCAAAGAAA GCTAAACAATTGTGTCTTGAACTAGTTCGTTCTGTCATCATTGAAAGAAGACCTCTCCCTATGGTTTTTCGGGCGATAGATGTGTTGGTGACCTCTTTTGCATATTCACTCAAAACTGGTAGTTACTTGAAAGGTGGAATCTCAGAAAAAACTACAGTTTCTGGTGTACCTGAAAACAGTGTTGGTACTGGCACTAGTGAATCTGGTAAAACTGTTAGGGGAGTTGACAGTAGAACTGGACATGATTCCGGCTTTTCAACATCAGATTCTGAGGATAATGCTAATTTCAGGAAAGAGAAATCCAAATTTGTTGATGGTAATTATTCTAGTGGAAATATAGATGGAGAAAGTTCAGTTGGTGATGAAACTTCAAAATTTGGAGATTCTTCAATGAACCAACCGTTGAATGCTAATGTTCCTGAACAGAAAGAATCCCAAGTTACTTCGGCAGCCATTCCACCAGATGAGGTGTATAGCTTTGTATTTGCTCCTGCGGAGGAAGAGATGATTGCAGATTCTTCTTATTTGTTTGCCATCATTGTTGAGTTCATAAGGAG TGCCAACTTGGAAAAAATAAAACTGCATCCGGACATCTATGTTTTGGCCGTGCGGCTGCTTGCCCGCAATGAGCGATACGCTGAACTTGGACTTTTTATCATGAATAAG ATAATTGAGCCCTCGAAGGAGGTTGCTCTTCAACTGCTGGAGGTAGGATGTCAGAACATCCAAATCAAGAAGTTGGGTCTGGATATGATGAGACAGCTCATGCTTCATCATGACTATGTCACGCTGCTTGTACAAGATGGATGTTATCTTGAAGCTTTGCGTTATGCTCGCAAAAATAAG GTTAGTACTGTCCAGCCGTCTCTGTTCCTAGAAGCAGCATATGCATCAAAGGACCCACAACATCTAGCTGCAGTTCTCAGATTCTTCCGCGATTTTATACCTGGTTTTGGAACCACTTCAGAACACAGTACTTACATTAGTGCTCTTTCTGATATGCCTCCATCAGTAGCTGTATAA